In a single window of the Vicinamibacterales bacterium genome:
- a CDS encoding thiamine pyrophosphate-binding protein, translating into MPIAEPKMKPAETETAPEQISGGHLVAKALKAEGVEVIFTLCGGHIIDIYDGCLDEGIDIIDVRHEQVAAHAADGYSRQTGKPGCAVVTAGPGTTDAITGIANAFRAESPMLLIGGQGALTQHKMGSLQDLPHVDILSPITKFAATVPSTERVADLVSMAFRECFNGAPGPSFLEIPRDVLDAKVELSKARIPQAGHYRASTKLSADPIDIQRLADLLVRAERPCVLFGTQTWTCRASDTAREFARTLNIPAYMNGSGRGTFPPGDPHHFHRTRRMAFNQADVIVIVGTPFDFRMGYGRRLGSEATVVQVDMDYRTVGKNRDISFGLVGDIGQVLASVLAATTGTTDNGAKKRQAWLDELRAAEQVAYEKLMPSFKSENVPINPYRVAYELNEFLTDDTIYIGDGGDVVTITAQAVQPHQPGHWMDPGPLGTLGVGVPFAMAAKHAHPEKEVLCYFGDGAFTLTGWDLETCQRFKLPILGVIGNNSAMNQIRCGQINKYGAERGNVGNLLGDVEFEKFAEMLGGYGEAVRDPKDIRPALDRAREAVRGGTSALVNIWVDREEWAPGTRNQTMYK; encoded by the coding sequence ATGCCAATTGCTGAACCGAAGATGAAGCCAGCTGAAACCGAGACAGCGCCAGAACAAATTTCCGGCGGCCACCTAGTTGCTAAAGCGCTTAAGGCAGAGGGGGTTGAAGTTATCTTCACGTTGTGCGGCGGCCACATCATCGATATTTATGATGGCTGTCTAGACGAGGGGATTGACATCATCGACGTTCGGCATGAGCAGGTCGCAGCGCATGCAGCGGACGGTTATTCACGGCAAACTGGAAAGCCTGGCTGTGCGGTCGTGACGGCCGGTCCAGGAACAACAGACGCAATTACTGGCATCGCCAACGCGTTCCGCGCCGAGAGCCCGATGCTCCTGATTGGTGGCCAGGGCGCACTGACGCAGCACAAGATGGGGTCGTTACAAGACTTACCGCACGTCGATATCCTGTCGCCGATTACGAAGTTCGCTGCCACAGTACCGTCGACCGAGCGAGTCGCCGATTTAGTGTCGATGGCATTCAGGGAATGTTTCAACGGTGCGCCAGGACCATCGTTTCTTGAAATTCCACGGGACGTTCTCGATGCCAAGGTGGAGTTGTCGAAAGCCCGTATCCCTCAAGCAGGGCATTATCGTGCCTCCACGAAGCTTTCAGCTGACCCAATAGACATTCAGCGGCTCGCTGACCTCCTTGTGAGGGCTGAGCGTCCGTGCGTACTCTTCGGCACCCAGACGTGGACTTGTCGAGCAAGTGACACGGCACGTGAATTCGCACGTACTCTGAATATTCCGGCCTACATGAACGGTTCTGGGCGTGGCACATTTCCACCTGGAGACCCGCACCATTTCCACAGAACCCGGAGGATGGCGTTTAACCAGGCTGATGTCATCGTCATTGTTGGCACGCCATTCGATTTCCGGATGGGTTATGGCCGTCGGCTCGGGTCTGAGGCGACGGTCGTCCAGGTCGATATGGACTACAGGACTGTTGGCAAGAACCGAGACATCTCGTTCGGACTCGTCGGCGATATCGGCCAAGTGCTGGCGTCGGTACTGGCGGCGACGACAGGTACTACAGACAACGGGGCCAAGAAACGGCAAGCGTGGCTCGACGAACTCCGCGCGGCTGAGCAGGTGGCGTACGAGAAGCTGATGCCGTCGTTCAAATCGGAGAACGTGCCGATCAATCCGTATCGAGTAGCTTACGAACTAAACGAATTTCTCACCGACGACACGATTTACATTGGTGACGGCGGCGATGTTGTTACCATCACGGCCCAAGCTGTACAGCCGCACCAGCCAGGCCACTGGATGGACCCTGGTCCACTCGGCACCCTAGGGGTTGGTGTGCCGTTCGCCATGGCTGCCAAGCATGCCCATCCGGAGAAGGAAGTCCTCTGCTACTTCGGCGACGGAGCCTTCACGCTGACCGGTTGGGATCTGGAAACGTGCCAGCGGTTCAAATTACCGATTTTGGGGGTTATTGGAAACAACTCGGCGATGAACCAGATCCGGTGCGGCCAGATCAACAAGTACGGCGCTGAACGTGGCAATGTCGGCAATCTTCTCGGTGACGTTGAGTTCGAAAAGTTCGCGGAGATGCTAGGCGGATACGGCGAAGCTGTTCGGGATCCCAAGGACATCCGGCCGGCGCTCGACCGTGCACGTGAAGCCGTTCGTGGTGGCACTTCAGCGCTCGTCAACATCTGGGTCGACCGGGAAGAATGGGCACCGGGTACTCGTAATCAGACGATGTACAAATAG
- a CDS encoding UbiD family decarboxylase — protein MPFPDLRTFIERLRHDRDLVEVTTPVDPYLEVAEIHRRVVATGGPALLFTQVHGADFPLVTNLFGTAHRAELAFGDRPHRLIQRLVQLFETILPPTATKLWGARDLGFELLKIGLKKQGRGGPVTEVVTNDVHLERLPTLTTWPDDGGPFITLPLVFTQHPDGRGHNLGMYRLHVHDRQTTGMHWQIGKGGGFHYDVAESRGDALPATVFLGGPPALILSAIAPLPENVPELMLASLIGGERLRLTEGPWPHPLVASAEFALVGEVPPHERKPEGPFGDHYGYYSLQHDYPLFRVHTMAHRRDAIYPATVVGKPRQEDFFIGDLLQELLSPLFPVVMPAVEKLWSYGETGYHSLAAAIVKQRYAREAMVSAFRILGEGQLSLTKFLLVTDRHIDLKDFPATLEHVLARTNPETDLYIFSNLSMDTLDYTGPEVNLGSKGVWLGLGDTVRELPRAFTGSELPQGVFDVQVFCGGCLVVGAPSRQVEPNIAARIASHSAFAEWPLIVITDEPGRAANSTINFLWTTFTRFEPAADIHARGTQVVRNHLAYTAPITIDARLKTGFPKELTCRDDVAATVTRRWKEYFPAGGVEMGDTDQSHLT, from the coding sequence ATGCCTTTCCCAGACCTCCGCACGTTCATCGAGCGCCTACGGCATGACCGGGATCTTGTTGAGGTTACGACTCCCGTCGACCCCTACCTCGAAGTCGCAGAAATCCATCGTCGTGTTGTCGCCACCGGTGGTCCAGCGTTGTTGTTTACACAGGTTCACGGCGCCGATTTTCCGCTCGTCACGAATCTTTTTGGCACTGCTCACCGTGCGGAACTTGCGTTCGGCGATCGGCCGCACCGTCTGATCCAACGACTGGTCCAACTGTTCGAAACGATTCTCCCGCCGACAGCAACCAAGTTGTGGGGAGCTCGTGACCTTGGGTTCGAACTACTCAAGATAGGCCTCAAGAAGCAAGGCCGTGGAGGCCCGGTTACTGAGGTCGTCACCAACGACGTCCATCTCGAACGGCTACCAACATTAACGACGTGGCCAGACGACGGTGGACCGTTCATCACCCTGCCGTTGGTTTTTACACAGCATCCTGATGGTCGCGGCCACAACCTTGGGATGTATCGGCTGCACGTCCATGATCGGCAGACAACTGGCATGCATTGGCAGATTGGTAAGGGTGGCGGGTTTCACTACGACGTGGCCGAGTCACGCGGTGACGCACTGCCAGCCACCGTGTTTCTCGGTGGACCACCTGCCCTTATTCTGTCAGCCATCGCACCCCTGCCAGAGAACGTGCCGGAGTTAATGCTGGCCTCGCTGATTGGCGGAGAGCGCCTGCGGCTTACTGAAGGTCCCTGGCCACATCCCCTTGTAGCAAGCGCGGAATTCGCATTAGTTGGAGAAGTGCCACCCCACGAGCGAAAGCCCGAGGGTCCGTTCGGGGACCACTACGGATACTACTCTCTGCAACATGACTACCCTCTTTTTAGGGTACATACGATGGCGCATCGTCGGGACGCCATTTATCCAGCGACTGTGGTTGGCAAGCCGAGACAAGAGGACTTCTTCATTGGTGATCTCCTGCAGGAACTTCTCTCGCCCCTATTTCCGGTTGTGATGCCAGCCGTTGAGAAATTGTGGTCGTACGGCGAAACCGGTTATCACTCACTCGCGGCGGCCATCGTGAAGCAACGCTACGCACGAGAAGCGATGGTAAGTGCGTTCAGAATTCTGGGTGAGGGGCAATTGTCGCTAACTAAGTTTTTGCTCGTCACCGATCGACACATCGACCTAAAGGACTTTCCTGCCACGCTCGAGCATGTCCTCGCCAGAACCAATCCGGAAACTGACCTGTATATCTTTTCGAATCTTTCGATGGATACGCTCGATTACACCGGGCCAGAGGTAAACCTCGGCTCAAAAGGAGTTTGGCTCGGACTTGGGGACACGGTGCGTGAACTACCCCGAGCCTTCACAGGGTCGGAGTTGCCGCAAGGTGTCTTCGACGTTCAAGTCTTCTGCGGTGGCTGCCTGGTCGTTGGTGCGCCTTCACGACAGGTTGAGCCCAACATCGCCGCCAGAATTGCCTCGCATTCAGCATTCGCCGAGTGGCCGCTCATTGTAATCACCGACGAACCTGGTCGAGCCGCCAACAGCACGATCAATTTCCTCTGGACAACATTCACTCGCTTCGAGCCGGCGGCAGACATCCATGCAAGAGGAACGCAAGTCGTACGGAACCATTTGGCTTATACGGCGCCGATCACAATCGACGCCCGGCTCAAGACGGGATTCCCGAAAGAGCTTACCTGTCGTGATGATGTCGCAGCGACAGTTACCCGACGATGGAAGGAATACTTTCCAGCGGGTGGCGTGGAGATGGGTGATACCGATCAGAGCCACCTGACCTGA
- a CDS encoding methyltransferase produces MIHQSITDKTSPAPANPIALKRIFAKQWLHLLLLVLLLGGLAPAVRSDPVRVGVLFGLATPIWIVVALILAVTHQSYVWFCWRTQLHASLLTRTFGDRGFPLYATGFAILALSRITSVVMVAAANRGTVPLDLTVLRVIAVVTTAPVVYLFYSVYRYFTFRRALGVDHFDPSHHSRPLVRQGIFRFTRNGMYVFGLLIAWLPGLWYASAAGLVLALFNHAYVWVHYFTTERPDMKRIYPSLMATPQPPA; encoded by the coding sequence ATGATCCATCAAAGCATCACTGATAAGACCTCCCCAGCGCCGGCTAACCCGATTGCCTTAAAACGCATCTTCGCGAAGCAATGGCTCCATCTACTGCTACTCGTTTTGCTTCTCGGCGGGCTTGCGCCGGCAGTCCGCTCCGACCCTGTTCGAGTAGGCGTCCTTTTCGGCCTTGCCACGCCTATTTGGATCGTGGTGGCACTTATCCTCGCAGTCACTCATCAGAGCTACGTCTGGTTCTGCTGGAGAACGCAGCTGCACGCATCGCTGCTCACCCGTACTTTTGGCGACCGAGGCTTTCCTCTGTACGCCACTGGATTCGCTATTCTCGCACTGAGTCGAATCACAAGCGTTGTTATGGTTGCTGCCGCAAATCGCGGTACGGTTCCTTTGGATTTGACTGTTTTGCGAGTAATAGCCGTCGTCACGACAGCGCCGGTTGTATACCTTTTTTACTCAGTTTACCGTTACTTCACGTTCCGGCGAGCACTCGGAGTCGACCATTTCGACCCCTCGCACCACTCCCGGCCGCTAGTGCGCCAGGGCATCTTCCGCTTTACCCGAAACGGCATGTATGTGTTCGGCCTGCTGATTGCGTGGCTTCCTGGACTTTGGTACGCCTCTGCGGCGGGGCTCGTCCTCGCGCTGTTCAACCACGCCTACGTCTGGGTGCACTACTTCACGACGGAGCGTCCCGATATGAAGCGGATCTACCCCAGTCTCATGGCCACGCCACAACCACCTGCGTGA
- a CDS encoding amidohydrolase yields MRATVRGTLLASLLIPLMVVGVHAQNRAIDDAVEKYAEQIIGLRQYIHQHPELGNREFETMELVSNHLRNLDFDEVMVGVAHTGVVGILRGGLPGEVVAVRADMDALPVTEDTTYPFRSNVRTEYLGQDVGVMHACGHDVHTAVQLGVASVLASMRDQIPGTIKFIFQPAEEGPPPGEVGGADLMVQEGVLENPRPTAIFGLHTLASMEVGTLGYKAGPMLAAVDHFRLRVKGQQAHGAYPHLGIDPIVMASQIVTALQTIRSRNLSPLEPSVVTVGLMQGGTRFNIIPDEVRMEGTVRTYDPDIRNTIERRMEEILDGITLAGGGSYELDYERGSPATINDPELTVQMAPTLERIVGADRLVIVEPVMGGEDFSFFANEVPGFFFRLGMVKPGTQSGGHHTPTFQADDASVPVGMRAMSHLLLDYLRSKQP; encoded by the coding sequence ATGCGTGCCACTGTTAGAGGAACACTTCTGGCCTCACTACTAATACCTTTGATGGTCGTTGGCGTTCACGCGCAGAACCGTGCGATCGATGACGCAGTCGAGAAATACGCCGAACAGATTATCGGGCTGCGTCAATACATCCACCAACATCCCGAACTAGGAAATCGTGAGTTTGAGACGATGGAGTTGGTATCCAACCACCTACGCAATCTGGATTTTGATGAGGTTATGGTTGGCGTAGCCCATACTGGAGTTGTGGGTATCCTCCGTGGTGGCCTTCCTGGCGAGGTCGTGGCCGTTCGCGCCGACATGGATGCATTACCGGTAACTGAGGACACCACGTATCCCTTCCGGTCTAATGTGCGCACTGAGTATCTTGGCCAAGACGTTGGCGTCATGCATGCGTGCGGACACGACGTTCATACGGCAGTGCAACTCGGTGTCGCATCAGTCCTTGCCTCCATGCGGGACCAGATCCCAGGAACCATTAAGTTCATCTTTCAGCCCGCTGAGGAAGGTCCGCCGCCAGGCGAAGTGGGTGGTGCGGACCTTATGGTTCAGGAAGGAGTGTTGGAAAACCCCCGGCCTACGGCCATCTTCGGATTACACACGCTCGCCTCCATGGAGGTGGGCACCCTCGGCTATAAAGCTGGGCCGATGCTCGCTGCTGTGGACCACTTCAGGCTTCGAGTTAAAGGCCAGCAGGCGCATGGCGCCTATCCTCATCTTGGTATCGACCCAATTGTGATGGCCTCTCAGATCGTGACCGCTCTTCAGACGATCCGCTCCCGCAACTTGTCACCCCTTGAACCCAGCGTGGTGACCGTTGGTCTCATGCAAGGCGGTACACGTTTCAATATTATTCCGGATGAAGTGCGAATGGAGGGCACAGTTCGGACCTACGACCCGGACATCCGAAACACAATCGAAAGACGAATGGAAGAAATCCTTGATGGGATTACGCTCGCCGGCGGTGGTTCTTACGAACTCGATTACGAGCGAGGATCGCCTGCTACGATCAACGACCCAGAATTGACAGTCCAGATGGCGCCCACGCTTGAACGAATCGTGGGTGCCGATCGGCTCGTGATCGTAGAACCGGTTATGGGGGGCGAGGACTTCTCATTCTTCGCGAATGAGGTGCCTGGATTCTTTTTTCGGCTCGGTATGGTGAAACCTGGCACACAATCCGGAGGACATCACACACCGACCTTCCAAGCTGATGACGCATCAGTGCCCGTCGGCATGCGGGCAATGTCGCATCTTCTACTGGATTATCTTCGGTCCAAACAGCCCTAA
- a CDS encoding M14 metallopeptidase family protein, which yields MRSNRFSQRFAVVLIVLTTVLGLRTAVVFGQTIPSPEEFFGFQMGADQKLARWDKLVEYYELLGRESARLEVVHMGPTTLGNPFLALFISSPDNLAHLEDLRQFNAMLNDPRGISEEKIERAITDGKAVVVQSMGLHSTEVGSSQMAAELMYDLVTRNDPEITRILDETVAIMIPCFNPDGEIMVTDWYNENVGTDYEGVGLPWLYHHYIGHDNNRDAFQQNTIESQYGAKILFRDWIPQAYIDHHQMGAYGARIYVPPYAEPIRPAADPLVWREMSWYGAHIAYKEEEAGRAGVVNAAIYSGWGHFGFHWITPFHNIAGMLTESASARLATPLFVHPDQLNGSRGLPEYEAQTTFPNPWQGGWWHVRDIVEQQKIAAVATLDIAARHRSTVLRNAYLKASRQIERGDSMSPAAFVIPTNQHDALTATKMVNKLLGQGVEVHQSRSEFIHEGRVYGAGSFVISMAQPKRGVIRWLLGQTFYPDNTYTRNRDGSPIRPYDMSTDTMAEFMGVRVDPVDSMVNSALATIDEPLSPAGEVTRGEFGFVLDGRLNDSFKAANLLLAESVGVRRVTTAGEGFRVGDFIVAASAADAIVAEVAQTTGVDFSTLDTNVRNMSQMLRPNRVGMYQRYYGGNMDEGWTRWLLEAFAFPYDTLMDTAITGGNLNEAYDVIVLPADSVARMTGEPSETSGRGGSRPEDYPPAYRSGFGDEGVAALETFVKNGGTLVTFAQAGDLPIQKFGLPVRNLLAGLSSMEFWSPGSTLRVNIDHTNALAYGMPADGLAAFLGGNQVYEVVATPRNDRVKRIVTFVDRDILQSGWLLGEDVIAEKAAMVSVQHGLGQVVLIGFRVQHRAQTHGTFKLFFNALIGASMP from the coding sequence ATGAGATCGAATCGATTCTCACAACGATTCGCGGTCGTCCTGATCGTATTAACAACTGTGCTGGGACTCCGGACAGCGGTCGTTTTCGGCCAGACCATTCCGTCACCGGAAGAGTTTTTCGGCTTTCAAATGGGTGCCGACCAAAAACTGGCCCGGTGGGACAAACTGGTCGAATATTACGAACTCCTCGGACGTGAAAGTGCGCGGCTCGAGGTCGTCCATATGGGACCGACGACACTCGGTAATCCATTTCTCGCGCTCTTTATCTCTTCACCAGACAATCTGGCTCACCTTGAAGACCTGCGCCAATTTAACGCCATGCTGAATGACCCGCGTGGTATATCAGAGGAAAAAATTGAGCGGGCGATCACTGACGGCAAGGCCGTCGTCGTTCAGTCGATGGGCTTGCACTCAACTGAAGTTGGCTCAAGCCAGATGGCTGCCGAACTAATGTACGACCTCGTAACCCGTAACGATCCCGAGATAACACGGATCCTCGACGAAACGGTTGCTATCATGATCCCGTGCTTCAATCCCGACGGGGAGATCATGGTGACCGATTGGTATAACGAAAACGTCGGTACAGACTACGAAGGTGTCGGCCTCCCCTGGCTGTACCACCACTACATCGGTCACGACAACAACCGCGACGCGTTTCAACAGAACACGATTGAGTCGCAGTACGGTGCCAAGATCTTGTTCCGCGACTGGATTCCCCAAGCCTACATTGACCATCACCAGATGGGAGCATACGGGGCCCGAATCTACGTGCCACCCTACGCTGAACCGATCCGCCCGGCAGCTGATCCACTGGTGTGGCGCGAGATGAGCTGGTACGGTGCACACATCGCCTACAAGGAAGAAGAGGCTGGCAGAGCCGGTGTCGTTAATGCCGCCATTTACTCTGGATGGGGACACTTCGGCTTCCACTGGATCACCCCATTTCATAACATCGCCGGCATGCTCACCGAGTCAGCAAGCGCCCGGTTAGCAACGCCATTGTTTGTGCATCCGGATCAACTCAACGGCTCTCGTGGCCTGCCGGAGTATGAGGCCCAAACAACGTTCCCAAATCCATGGCAAGGTGGTTGGTGGCACGTACGCGATATCGTCGAGCAACAGAAAATTGCTGCAGTGGCCACGTTAGATATCGCAGCCAGACATCGCTCCACAGTGCTCCGTAACGCCTACCTGAAGGCGTCCCGCCAAATTGAGCGTGGTGACTCAATGTCACCGGCCGCGTTCGTCATCCCTACCAACCAGCACGACGCGCTCACGGCAACCAAGATGGTGAATAAGCTGCTCGGCCAAGGTGTTGAAGTGCACCAATCACGAAGTGAGTTCATCCATGAGGGGCGAGTCTACGGTGCAGGTTCGTTTGTCATCTCGATGGCTCAGCCGAAGCGAGGTGTCATCCGTTGGTTGCTTGGCCAGACGTTCTATCCTGACAACACCTATACGCGTAACCGAGACGGGAGTCCAATTCGGCCGTACGACATGTCCACCGATACGATGGCTGAGTTTATGGGCGTTCGCGTGGACCCGGTTGACTCGATGGTTAACAGCGCACTCGCGACCATTGACGAGCCGCTCTCTCCGGCAGGCGAGGTTACCAGGGGCGAATTCGGATTTGTTCTCGACGGGCGGCTAAACGATAGCTTCAAGGCAGCCAACCTTCTCCTAGCAGAGAGCGTTGGGGTGCGGCGTGTCACGACGGCAGGCGAAGGCTTTCGGGTCGGGGATTTCATCGTAGCAGCTTCGGCGGCTGATGCGATTGTGGCTGAGGTTGCACAGACAACGGGTGTTGATTTCTCGACACTCGATACCAATGTTAGGAACATGAGCCAGATGCTGCGACCCAATCGGGTTGGGATGTACCAACGATACTACGGTGGCAACATGGACGAGGGCTGGACGCGCTGGCTGCTGGAGGCTTTCGCGTTCCCTTACGACACGTTAATGGATACAGCAATCACTGGTGGCAACCTGAACGAGGCTTACGACGTGATTGTGCTACCAGCCGACAGCGTCGCGCGTATGACCGGAGAACCGTCAGAAACCAGCGGGCGGGGTGGCTCTCGCCCCGAAGACTATCCGCCGGCTTACCGAAGCGGCTTCGGAGATGAGGGTGTGGCCGCGCTTGAAACCTTCGTCAAGAACGGCGGCACGCTCGTAACGTTCGCTCAAGCCGGAGACCTACCGATTCAGAAGTTCGGCTTGCCAGTGCGCAACCTCCTGGCCGGACTGTCGTCAATGGAATTTTGGTCACCGGGGTCGACCCTCAGAGTCAATATTGATCACACAAATGCACTGGCCTACGGCATGCCCGCTGACGGTCTGGCAGCCTTTCTTGGTGGGAACCAAGTCTATGAGGTCGTGGCCACGCCACGAAATGATAGGGTCAAGCGAATCGTAACCTTTGTAGACCGTGACATCCTACAAAGCGGCTGGCTGCTTGGCGAAGATGTGATTGCGGAGAAGGCGGCCATGGTCTCAGTGCAGCATGGACTAGGCCAAGTAGTCTTGATCGGTTTCAGAGTTCAACATCGGGCTCAAACACACGGTACCTTCAAGCTCTTCTTTAACGCCCTAATAGGCGCGAGCATGCCGTAA
- a CDS encoding GntR family transcriptional regulator — protein sequence MPAAVLELGPIDAGEALKSRIYLRLKKAICSVNIYAQRDELRLDERQLGEALGVSRTPVREALVRLEQEGFIRTVPRKGAFIIRKKKKEILEMITAWAALEGMAARLITEHATDDEISTLRRLFAKFDQGEVKARIDEYSATNISFHQAILQLSRCELLNQLAENLFIHMRSIRMQTIGDRDRASQSIIDHMHIIEALESRDADLAERLVREHSLNLETHVAQHVTFLD from the coding sequence ATGCCAGCTGCCGTCCTTGAACTTGGACCGATCGACGCCGGAGAAGCCTTGAAGAGTCGGATATATCTCCGGCTCAAGAAGGCAATCTGTTCGGTGAACATCTACGCCCAGAGGGATGAGCTACGGCTCGACGAGCGGCAACTTGGTGAAGCTCTCGGGGTCAGCCGCACACCGGTCCGCGAAGCCCTGGTGCGACTCGAGCAGGAGGGATTCATCCGCACCGTTCCGAGGAAAGGTGCCTTCATCATCCGTAAGAAGAAAAAGGAAATCTTGGAGATGATCACGGCTTGGGCTGCTCTCGAGGGGATGGCGGCCCGTCTGATCACTGAACACGCGACTGACGATGAGATTTCAACGCTGCGCCGACTGTTTGCCAAGTTCGACCAGGGAGAGGTGAAGGCGCGGATCGACGAGTATTCAGCAACGAACATTTCGTTCCATCAGGCGATCCTGCAATTGAGTCGCTGTGAACTACTGAACCAGCTGGCCGAGAACCTATTTATTCACATGCGGTCGATCCGAATGCAGACCATCGGTGACCGCGACCGGGCGAGCCAGTCGATTATTGACCATATGCACATCATCGAAGCGCTTGAGAGCCGAGATGCCGATTTAGCCGAGCGGCTTGTCCGTGAGCACAGCCTTAATCTCGAGACCCACGTCGCGCAGCACGTTACATTTCTAGATTAA
- the frc gene encoding formyl-CoA transferase, translating to MGKALEGLRILDMTHVQLGPSATQILAWLGADVVKVELPGRGDITRSQLRDMPDADSLYFTMLNCNKRSITLNTKTEEGQAIFRKLIAKSDVLVENFSPGALDRQGFSWETIREINPRIIYASGKGFGPGPYVDCKAYESVAQAMGGSMSTTGFEDSVPTSTGAQIGDSGTGMNLVAAVLAAVIQREKTGRGQRVEVAMQDCVLNLCRVKMRDQQRLLQGPLQEYPNETFGDTVPRSGNASGGGQPGKALKCKGGGANDYIYVMIQPPGWEPLMKLVGREELITDSAFATPEARLLHLNECFEIIEQWTRQYDKLEVMRLLNGVNVPCGPIMSMKELIEDESLMTRGMVVEVEHAQRGAFRTVGCPLQLSDSPVEVTTSPGLGEHTNEILQDVVGCDSAEIAAARTAGAI from the coding sequence ATGGGTAAAGCACTCGAAGGACTCCGAATTTTGGACATGACCCACGTCCAGTTAGGCCCGTCGGCCACACAGATTCTGGCGTGGCTTGGCGCGGACGTCGTGAAGGTTGAGTTGCCAGGACGGGGTGACATTACGCGTTCCCAATTGCGTGACATGCCCGACGCGGACAGCCTCTACTTCACGATGCTGAACTGCAACAAGCGAAGTATCACTTTGAACACGAAGACTGAAGAAGGTCAGGCGATTTTCCGTAAACTAATCGCCAAGTCAGACGTTCTGGTCGAAAATTTTTCGCCTGGTGCGCTCGATCGTCAGGGCTTTTCTTGGGAGACGATCCGCGAGATTAACCCAAGAATCATTTATGCCTCGGGCAAAGGCTTTGGGCCAGGGCCTTACGTTGATTGCAAAGCCTACGAGTCGGTGGCGCAGGCGATGGGTGGCTCGATGAGTACGACCGGTTTCGAAGACAGCGTACCAACGAGTACTGGTGCGCAGATCGGTGATTCGGGTACGGGCATGAATTTGGTAGCGGCGGTGTTAGCTGCGGTGATCCAACGCGAGAAGACCGGCCGCGGGCAGCGGGTGGAGGTTGCGATGCAAGACTGTGTCTTGAACCTCTGTCGGGTCAAAATGCGTGATCAGCAACGCCTGCTGCAGGGCCCACTGCAGGAGTATCCGAACGAGACGTTCGGCGACACAGTGCCTCGTTCAGGCAATGCTTCGGGTGGCGGACAGCCAGGTAAAGCGTTGAAGTGTAAGGGCGGCGGGGCGAACGACTACATTTATGTCATGATCCAGCCGCCTGGTTGGGAGCCGCTCATGAAGCTGGTCGGTCGTGAAGAACTCATCACCGACTCAGCCTTTGCCACGCCGGAGGCAAGGCTGTTACACCTTAATGAATGCTTTGAAATCATCGAGCAGTGGACGCGGCAGTACGACAAGCTCGAGGTTATGCGTCTCCTGAACGGGGTCAATGTGCCGTGCGGACCGATCATGAGTATGAAAGAGCTTATTGAGGACGAGTCACTCATGACCCGTGGCATGGTTGTCGAGGTCGAGCATGCACAACGCGGCGCGTTCCGTACGGTGGGGTGTCCATTACAGCTGTCGGATTCGCCTGTCGAGGTGACGACGTCGCCGGGACTTGGTGAGCACACTAACGAGATTCTTCAAGATGTTGTCGGCTGTGACAGCGCAGAAATCGCGGCAGCCCGGACAGCGGGTGCCATTTAG